One Bartonella tribocorum CIP 105476 genomic window carries:
- a CDS encoding MerR family transcriptional regulator, translating to MDKSSDAFRTISEVAELLELPQHVLRFWETRFRQIKPMKRGGGRRYYRPVDVDLLNGIKQLLYDQGYTIKGVQRLLKENGVAFVTAFGNGDLDAMNVVIEKKHAGQTFENTNNKPKKSSFGLLSFMRNEGETSVGSVNLYKDKTDKALLQETLFELIECKRVLDRAR from the coding sequence ATGGATAAAAGCTCTGATGCTTTTCGCACAATTAGCGAAGTAGCCGAATTGTTGGAGCTTCCGCAGCATGTCTTAAGATTCTGGGAAACACGTTTTAGGCAGATTAAGCCAATGAAACGTGGGGGGGGAAGGCGTTACTATCGTCCCGTTGATGTTGATTTGCTCAATGGTATTAAGCAGCTATTGTACGATCAGGGTTATACAATAAAAGGTGTACAGCGTCTTTTGAAAGAAAATGGTGTTGCTTTTGTGACTGCATTTGGTAATGGCGATCTTGATGCCATGAATGTTGTTATAGAGAAAAAACATGCAGGACAAACTTTTGAAAATACCAACAATAAACCTAAGAAATCTTCTTTTGGACTTTTGAGTTTCATGAGGAATGAGGGAGAAACCTCTGTTGGTTCTGTGAATCTTTATAAAGATAAAACCGATAAAGCATTGTTGCAAGAAACCCTATTTGAACTCATTGAATGTAAGCGTGTTCTTGATAGAGCGCGATAA
- a CDS encoding integration host factor subunit alpha, with the protein MTSKTVTRADLASVVCKKVGLSHTESAALVELVLDEICNSLVRGEAVKLSSFATFQVRSKNERIGRNPKTGVEAPIPPRRVVTFKAANILKQRILDSHRAKQKKDLL; encoded by the coding sequence ATGACAAGTAAGACAGTAACGCGTGCAGATTTAGCGAGCGTAGTTTGTAAAAAAGTGGGCTTGTCACATACTGAATCAGCAGCTTTGGTCGAATTGGTTTTGGATGAGATTTGCAACTCACTTGTAAGAGGTGAAGCGGTTAAATTATCTTCTTTTGCAACTTTTCAGGTTCGCAGTAAGAATGAACGTATTGGACGCAATCCCAAAACGGGTGTTGAAGCACCTATTCCTCCGCGACGTGTTGTGACGTTTAAAGCTGCGAATATCCTTAAACAGAGAATTTTAGATTCGCATCGTGCAAAACAGAAAAAAGATCTTTTATAA
- a CDS encoding beta-ketoacyl-ACP synthase III yields MIRSIIRGVGSALPKRSLSNDELAKFVETSDAWIVQRTGIHQRYIANENETTVSLGVKAAQAALINAGLTIKDIDCIILATSTPNRTFPASAVEIQYALGMNHGFAFDIQAVCSGFIFALTTGDSYLRCGAAKRILVIGSDTFSRILDWEDRTTCVLFGDGAGAAVLEAEEIEGGIAFQRGILSAKLRSDGAYIDKLYVDGGPSTTQTTGYLRMEGREVFKYAVGMITDVVDDCFAAAGMDSSQLDWFVPHQANKRIIEASAKKLKISSDKVVITVDKHGNTSAASVPLALTTALCDGRIKRGDLIMLEAMGGGFTWGAILIRW; encoded by the coding sequence ATGATTCGATCAATTATACGGGGTGTAGGAAGTGCTTTGCCGAAAAGAAGTTTATCAAATGATGAGCTTGCTAAGTTTGTTGAAACATCAGATGCATGGATTGTTCAACGTACAGGAATACATCAACGTTATATTGCCAATGAAAATGAAACAACGGTTTCTTTAGGTGTTAAAGCTGCACAAGCAGCCCTTATAAATGCTGGTCTTACAATAAAGGATATTGATTGTATTATTTTAGCAACCTCAACGCCAAATCGCACTTTTCCTGCTTCTGCTGTTGAAATTCAGTATGCTTTGGGAATGAACCATGGATTTGCTTTTGATATTCAAGCTGTTTGCTCGGGTTTTATTTTTGCTTTAACAACAGGAGATTCTTATTTACGCTGTGGAGCAGCTAAAAGAATTTTAGTTATTGGATCCGATACATTTTCTCGAATTTTAGATTGGGAAGATCGTACGACATGTGTTTTATTTGGTGATGGTGCTGGAGCCGCTGTTTTGGAAGCAGAAGAAATTGAGGGGGGAATTGCTTTTCAGCGTGGTATATTGTCTGCAAAACTGCGTTCTGATGGTGCTTATATTGATAAATTGTATGTTGATGGTGGACCTTCAACAACACAAACGACAGGCTATTTGCGTATGGAAGGACGAGAAGTTTTTAAATATGCTGTGGGTATGATAACGGATGTGGTTGATGATTGTTTTGCAGCTGCGGGTATGGATTCTTCACAATTAGATTGGTTTGTACCTCATCAGGCTAATAAGCGCATTATTGAAGCATCTGCTAAAAAACTGAAAATTTCATCAGATAAAGTTGTGATTACTGTGGATAAACATGGTAATACATCTGCGGCATCAGTTCCATTGGCTTTAACAACAGCTCTTTGCGATGGAAGAATAAAAAGAGGAGATCTTATCATGTTAGAAGCTATGGGAGGTGGATTTACATGGGGAGCAATTCTTATTCGTTGGTAA
- the plsX gene encoding phosphate acyltransferase PlsX, which produces MIRISVDVMGGDYDPEVAIAGAAIVQKYLSNIYFLFYGIEEVVKPVLKKYPCLDSISRFFPTESYTRMDEKPSQALRNGRGKSSMWYAIEAVKNGEADACVSAGNTGALMAMSYFCLKMLAEAERPGIAGIWPTLRSESIVLDIGATIGASASQLVDLAVMGAGMFRALYHTEKPSVGLLNVGVEEAKGLYEIKKAGMILREVQLEGLEYKGFVEGNDIGKGTVDVVVTEGFSGNIALKTAEGTARQIAEILNSAMRSSFLTSLGYFLSRRAFRTLKNKMDPDRVNGGVLLGLNGVVIKSHGSANANGFASAIRVGYEMVNNGLLKKITADLRRFHENKETLFDQEDEAAMSGESL; this is translated from the coding sequence GTGATTAGAATTTCTGTGGATGTCATGGGTGGTGATTACGATCCAGAAGTAGCTATTGCAGGAGCAGCAATTGTCCAAAAATATTTGTCAAATATTTATTTTCTGTTTTATGGGATAGAAGAGGTCGTTAAGCCAGTTTTAAAAAAATATCCCTGTTTGGATTCTATATCGCGCTTTTTTCCTACAGAAAGCTATACACGCATGGATGAAAAGCCAAGCCAAGCCCTTCGCAATGGACGTGGTAAATCATCAATGTGGTATGCCATTGAAGCGGTAAAAAATGGTGAAGCTGATGCTTGCGTTTCTGCTGGTAATACGGGGGCACTTATGGCTATGTCTTATTTTTGTTTAAAAATGTTGGCAGAGGCTGAACGACCTGGTATTGCAGGTATTTGGCCAACACTTCGCAGTGAGAGTATCGTTTTAGATATTGGAGCAACAATTGGTGCATCTGCTAGTCAGTTGGTTGATTTGGCGGTTATGGGAGCGGGTATGTTTCGTGCTTTATATCACACTGAAAAACCAAGTGTTGGGCTTTTAAATGTGGGGGTGGAAGAAGCTAAAGGACTTTATGAAATAAAAAAAGCAGGAATGATATTGCGTGAAGTGCAATTAGAAGGATTGGAATATAAAGGATTTGTTGAGGGTAATGACATTGGAAAAGGAACGGTCGATGTTGTTGTAACAGAAGGGTTTTCTGGTAATATTGCTTTAAAAACTGCAGAAGGGACCGCGCGGCAGATCGCAGAGATTTTAAATTCTGCAATGCGCAGTTCTTTTTTAACATCTCTTGGTTATTTTTTATCGCGGCGTGCTTTTCGTACACTGAAAAACAAAATGGATCCCGATAGGGTGAATGGGGGCGTACTTTTAGGTTTGAACGGTGTCGTCATAAAAAGTCACGGCAGTGCTAATGCGAATGGTTTTGCCTCTGCTATCCGTGTTGGTTATGAAATGGTTAATAACGGACTTTTAAAAAAAATAACGGCTGATTTACGGCGGTTTCATGAAAATAAAGAAACACTTTTTGATCAGGAAGATGAAGCGGCGATGAGTGGAGAATCCTTATGA
- a CDS encoding outer membrane protein assembly factor BamE: MPHIIALIKHKLLVGLSIAGIVTLAGCSLLDSSGTSQIYREGYILDKNALSSISIGSSQEQVLLTLGTPSLKTKYDNEVFYYISQTRYRGMQFMKTKIIDRKVLAIYFNGNNQVSKVANYGLQDGQVFDFITQTTPTLTKEHPFLIQIIKGPANLPTPN, from the coding sequence ATACCTCACATAATAGCCTTAATCAAACATAAATTATTGGTTGGTCTATCAATAGCAGGCATCGTGACACTTGCGGGATGTAGTCTTCTTGACTCTTCGGGGACAAGCCAAATTTATAGAGAGGGTTATATTCTTGATAAAAATGCTTTGAGTTCTATTTCCATTGGCTCAAGTCAAGAGCAGGTTCTTTTAACTTTAGGGACCCCTTCGTTAAAAACAAAATATGATAATGAAGTTTTTTATTACATCTCGCAAACACGCTATCGTGGGATGCAATTTATGAAAACAAAGATTATTGATCGCAAAGTTTTAGCTATTTACTTCAATGGAAACAATCAAGTTTCAAAAGTTGCTAACTATGGTCTACAAGACGGTCAAGTATTTGATTTCATTACCCAAACAACACCAACTCTAACAAAAGAACACCCTTTCTTAATTCAAATTATAAAAGGTCCTGCGAATCTACCAACGCCTAACTAA
- the nusB gene encoding transcription antitermination factor NusB, giving the protein MADIKSRHFPRSANKRGAARLAAVQALYQMDIVGSGVMETAAEYEAYRLGKDIDGDQYLDADFQWFLAIITGVVQDQKQLDPLLHQQLSAEWSLSRLDSILRAILRAALWELINRKDVPVAVVVNEYVDIAKAFFEGDEPKLVNAVLDSMAKKIRL; this is encoded by the coding sequence ATGGCTGATATAAAAAGCAGACATTTTCCGCGTTCAGCCAATAAACGTGGAGCAGCAAGACTCGCTGCAGTTCAGGCTCTTTATCAAATGGATATCGTGGGTTCGGGAGTGATGGAAACAGCTGCTGAATATGAGGCTTATCGTTTGGGAAAAGATATTGATGGAGATCAGTATCTTGATGCTGACTTTCAATGGTTTTTGGCGATTATAACGGGTGTTGTACAAGATCAAAAGCAGCTTGATCCTCTGCTTCATCAACAGCTTTCTGCAGAATGGTCTCTTTCACGTCTCGATTCTATATTGCGAGCAATTTTACGAGCAGCTTTATGGGAACTGATCAATCGTAAAGATGTCCCTGTTGCGGTTGTTGTGAATGAATATGTTGATATAGCCAAGGCGTTTTTTGAAGGTGATGAGCCAAAACTTGTTAATGCCGTTCTTGACAGTATGGCAAAAAAAATCCGCCTCTAA
- a CDS encoding 6,7-dimethyl-8-ribityllumazine synthase has protein sequence MMKEMRKKPHVLIVEARFYEKISDALLKGAVSALQKAEASYDTITVPGALEIPAAIAFAEQNKISYDGYVALGCVIRGETYHFEIVANDSCRALMDLTVHKRLAIGNGILTVENEEQAWERAKQDDKNKGGFAAEAALCMIALKKRFGDNR, from the coding sequence ATGATGAAAGAGATGCGTAAAAAGCCTCACGTATTGATTGTTGAAGCACGTTTTTATGAAAAGATTTCTGATGCGCTTTTAAAAGGTGCTGTGAGTGCTTTGCAAAAAGCTGAAGCAAGTTATGATACTATAACCGTTCCAGGAGCTTTAGAAATACCAGCGGCAATAGCTTTTGCTGAACAAAATAAGATATCTTATGATGGTTATGTTGCATTGGGCTGTGTTATTCGAGGTGAAACATATCACTTTGAAATTGTTGCTAATGATTCTTGTCGTGCATTGATGGATTTAACTGTTCATAAGCGCTTGGCTATTGGAAATGGTATTTTAACGGTTGAAAATGAAGAGCAAGCATGGGAGCGTGCAAAACAAGATGACAAAAATAAAGGTGGTTTTGCGGCTGAAGCTGCTTTATGTATGATCGCTCTAAAAAAGAGATTTGGAGATAATCGTTAA
- a CDS encoding riboflavin synthase has translation MFTGIITDIGCVEDVQSLKQGIRLKISTRYAVESLAIGASIACSGICLTIVERGFKQEDSNWFIVEAWEEALRLTNLAQWKKGTFINLERSLRLGDEMGGHLVSGHIDGLAEIIEQKNEGDAIRFYLKVSRQFMPFIVPKGSVALNGTSLTVNGVEDCVFDVLIIRHTLEMTTWGHAKIGDWVNLEIDQLARYAAKLFAFKGEDE, from the coding sequence ATGTTCACAGGAATTATAACGGATATCGGTTGTGTTGAAGATGTTCAATCTTTAAAACAGGGAATACGTTTAAAAATTTCTACACGCTATGCTGTAGAAAGTTTAGCAATTGGTGCATCAATTGCGTGTTCAGGAATTTGTCTGACAATTGTGGAACGAGGATTTAAACAAGAAGATTCCAATTGGTTTATTGTTGAGGCGTGGGAAGAAGCATTGCGTTTAACAAATCTTGCCCAATGGAAAAAAGGAACTTTTATTAATTTAGAACGTTCACTTCGATTGGGTGATGAAATGGGAGGGCATTTGGTTTCTGGTCATATTGATGGCTTGGCTGAAATTATTGAACAAAAAAATGAAGGGGATGCAATTCGTTTTTATTTAAAAGTTTCAAGACAATTTATGCCTTTCATTGTACCTAAGGGATCTGTTGCACTTAATGGGACATCTTTGACTGTTAATGGTGTTGAGGATTGTGTTTTTGATGTTCTTATTATTCGTCATACACTTGAAATGACAACGTGGGGACACGCTAAAATTGGAGATTGGGTCAATTTAGAAATTGATCAACTTGCTCGTTATGCTGCGAAGCTTTTTGCTTTTAAAGGAGAAGATGAATAA
- the ribD gene encoding bifunctional diaminohydroxyphosphoribosylaminopyrimidine deaminase/5-amino-6-(5-phosphoribosylamino)uracil reductase RibD → MNKKVQDERFMAAAIRLAERHVGLTGENPSVGALIVQNDDCAGPFIVGYGVTAFHGRPHAEVQALRMAGPLAQGATAYVTLEPCAHYGKTSPCVNALIDSGISRIVVALTDCDKRVDGRGLALLREAGIKVVEGILAEEAFESLWTHWCIKKMQRCAVTFKMAVSADNSVGKRDEGEIRISGALSHTHTHILRAQNNAILVGIGTILADDPQLNCRLPGMEMRSPIRIILDADLSIPLEAKVVQTAIKIPTWVICDVDLSKKSKKNTLEQYGVSVYSVEMNNGYVEPFALLQILYKHGINSVLLEGGVKTGEKFLNAGCVDHLICFYSPVVLGKKRIEAPHFGNYLSQFHEVETKMFGNDRFYKWRRKTLCSQEL, encoded by the coding sequence ATGAATAAAAAAGTGCAAGATGAACGGTTTATGGCTGCAGCTATCCGTTTGGCAGAGCGTCATGTGGGGCTTACAGGTGAGAACCCTTCAGTTGGTGCATTAATTGTACAAAATGATGACTGTGCGGGGCCATTTATTGTTGGCTATGGCGTTACAGCTTTTCATGGGAGGCCTCATGCGGAAGTGCAGGCTTTACGTATGGCTGGTCCTTTGGCCCAAGGAGCAACTGCTTATGTGACTTTAGAACCCTGCGCCCATTATGGAAAAACTTCTCCGTGTGTCAATGCACTTATTGATTCAGGTATTTCCCGAATTGTTGTTGCTCTTACTGATTGTGATAAGCGTGTGGATGGTCGTGGTCTTGCTCTTTTGCGTGAAGCTGGTATTAAAGTCGTTGAGGGTATTTTAGCTGAAGAGGCTTTTGAGTCCTTATGGACGCATTGGTGTATAAAAAAGATGCAACGCTGTGCTGTCACTTTTAAAATGGCAGTTTCTGCCGATAATAGCGTGGGGAAAAGAGATGAGGGAGAAATAAGGATTAGTGGAGCACTTTCCCATACCCATACGCATATTCTACGGGCTCAAAACAATGCTATTCTCGTTGGTATTGGTACTATACTAGCAGATGATCCACAGCTTAATTGCCGCTTGCCAGGAATGGAAATGCGCTCACCAATTCGTATTATTCTGGATGCTGATTTATCTATCCCCCTTGAGGCAAAAGTTGTCCAGACAGCCATAAAAATTCCTACATGGGTTATTTGTGATGTGGATCTTTCAAAGAAAAGCAAAAAAAATACGTTGGAGCAATATGGCGTGTCTGTTTATTCCGTAGAGATGAATAATGGTTATGTAGAACCCTTTGCTCTTTTACAGATACTTTATAAACATGGGATTAATAGTGTTTTACTGGAAGGGGGCGTAAAAACAGGAGAAAAATTTTTGAATGCGGGTTGTGTTGATCATTTGATATGTTTTTATAGTCCCGTTGTTTTAGGAAAAAAACGTATTGAAGCGCCTCATTTTGGAAATTATCTTTCGCAATTTCATGAAGTTGAGACAAAAATGTTTGGAAATGATCGTTTTTATAAATGGAGACGTAAGACTTTATGTTCACAGGAATTATAA
- the nrdR gene encoding transcriptional regulator NrdR, with translation MRCPYCQYEDTQVKDSRPAEEGAVIRRRRVCSVCGGRFTTFERVQLRELLITKKNGRCEPFDRDKLMRSVDVAVRKRNIDPDRIEQAISGIVRQLESLGEPEIASEKIGHLVMEALKGIDDIAYIRFASVYRDFRNASDFHDIIDELSKGIADTESRFDE, from the coding sequence ATGCGCTGTCCTTACTGTCAATATGAGGATACACAGGTTAAAGATTCACGTCCAGCAGAAGAGGGGGCGGTGATTCGCCGCCGCCGTGTGTGTTCCGTTTGCGGTGGTCGTTTTACAACTTTTGAACGTGTTCAATTGCGTGAGCTTTTGATTACTAAAAAAAATGGACGATGTGAGCCATTTGATCGTGATAAATTAATGCGATCCGTTGATGTGGCTGTACGTAAGCGCAATATTGATCCTGATCGTATTGAACAAGCAATCTCTGGCATTGTACGCCAGCTTGAGAGTTTGGGGGAACCAGAGATTGCTTCAGAAAAAATTGGACATCTTGTGATGGAAGCATTAAAAGGAATTGATGATATTGCTTATATCCGTTTTGCTTCTGTGTATCGGGATTTTCGTAATGCAAGCGATTTTCACGATATTATCGATGAGTTGTCAAAGGGTATAGCGGATACAGAATCTCGTTTTGATGAATAA
- the glyA gene encoding serine hydroxymethyltransferase: MTQQENDTQKRFFNDNLQIVDDAIFNAMRGEFERQQHEIELIASENIVSRAVLEAQGSVLTNKYAEGYPRKRYYGGCQFVDLVEDLAIERAKQLFGAAFANVQPNSGSQMNQAVFLALLQPGDTFMGLDLNAGGHLTHGSSVNMSGKWFDVVSYGVRQEDQIIDMDEVERLAKERKPKLIIAGGSSYPRFWDWERFREIADEIGAHLLVDMSHIAGLVAGGVHPSPVPHAHIVTTTTHKSLRGPRGGLILTNDEALSKKINSAIFPGLQGGPLMHVIAAKAVAFGEALHPSFKSYSVNVVANAKTLAKTLQSNGFNIVSGGTDNHLLLVDLRSKNLTGKRAELALGRAHITCNKNGIPFDPETPSITSGIRLGSPAATTRGFLEKEFVQVAHLIAEVLDGLRNAKSDEDNHAVEMAVKKKVEDITNQFPLYSYLSTR; the protein is encoded by the coding sequence ATGACTCAGCAAGAAAATGACACACAAAAGCGCTTTTTTAATGATAATTTACAGATAGTTGATGATGCAATCTTTAATGCCATGAGGGGGGAATTTGAACGTCAACAACATGAGATTGAGCTGATTGCTTCAGAGAATATTGTTTCAAGAGCTGTTCTTGAAGCACAGGGGTCTGTTTTAACCAATAAATATGCAGAAGGTTATCCAAGAAAGCGCTACTATGGTGGGTGTCAATTTGTCGATCTTGTCGAAGATTTAGCTATTGAAAGAGCAAAACAGCTTTTTGGTGCTGCTTTTGCAAATGTACAGCCTAATTCTGGTAGCCAAATGAATCAAGCTGTCTTTCTGGCGTTACTCCAGCCTGGTGACACATTTATGGGATTAGATTTAAATGCTGGTGGTCACCTTACACATGGTTCATCTGTCAATATGTCGGGCAAATGGTTTGATGTTGTTTCCTATGGTGTTCGTCAAGAGGATCAGATTATCGATATGGATGAGGTTGAACGGCTTGCAAAGGAACGTAAGCCAAAACTTATTATTGCAGGGGGGTCATCTTATCCTCGATTCTGGGATTGGGAACGATTCCGTGAAATTGCAGATGAAATCGGTGCTCATCTCCTCGTTGATATGTCTCATATTGCTGGTCTTGTTGCTGGTGGTGTACATCCTTCACCGGTCCCACATGCGCATATTGTAACGACAACAACACATAAATCGCTTCGAGGTCCTCGTGGTGGTTTGATATTGACAAATGATGAGGCTTTATCCAAAAAAATTAATTCTGCTATTTTTCCTGGTCTTCAAGGGGGACCTTTAATGCATGTGATTGCGGCAAAAGCTGTTGCATTTGGGGAGGCTTTGCATCCTTCTTTTAAGAGTTACAGTGTCAATGTTGTCGCAAATGCAAAAACTTTAGCAAAAACATTACAGAGTAATGGTTTTAATATTGTTTCTGGCGGTACAGACAATCATTTATTATTGGTTGATTTACGTTCGAAAAATCTAACAGGAAAACGTGCTGAATTGGCTTTAGGACGCGCTCATATTACCTGCAATAAAAATGGCATTCCTTTTGACCCTGAAACGCCATCTATAACATCGGGAATTCGTTTGGGATCACCTGCTGCCACAACGCGTGGTTTTTTAGAAAAAGAGTTCGTTCAAGTTGCGCATCTGATTGCAGAAGTTCTTGATGGCCTTCGGAACGCAAAAAGTGATGAAGATAACCATGCCGTTGAAATGGCTGTTAAGAAAAAGGTGGAAGATATAACGAATCAATTTCCTCTTTACTCTTATCTGAGCACGCGTTAA
- the argC gene encoding N-acetyl-gamma-glutamyl-phosphate reductase, translating into MVTKVFIDGEHGTTGLQIQKRLENRRDLKLLSLAHKDRHNVHLRQDYLSQTDIAILCLPDDAARETVHWLKKNKNIRIIDSSTAHRVAPNWVYGFPEMTAGQKKRIQTAHYVSNPGCYPTGAISLIRPLREAGLLDADYPISIHAISGYTGGGKQLITQMENQSQENIQENYFIYGLNLEHKHVPEIKLHGQINQTPLFIPSVGHFPQGMIVNLPLHRHLFTKSANCSDLREILANHYDGQNIISIASQEETASLQRLNPEHLANKDSMKLFVFGNDREGIFNLCALFDNLGKGASAAAIQNLDLMISAN; encoded by the coding sequence ATGGTAACCAAAGTTTTTATTGATGGTGAACACGGTACAACCGGATTACAAATACAAAAACGCTTAGAGAACCGTAGAGATTTAAAACTACTCTCTCTTGCTCATAAGGATCGTCATAATGTTCATCTACGGCAAGACTATCTTAGTCAAACCGATATTGCTATTTTATGTCTTCCAGATGATGCAGCACGCGAAACCGTTCATTGGCTTAAAAAGAATAAAAATATTAGGATTATTGATAGCTCAACAGCCCACCGTGTTGCACCAAACTGGGTCTACGGTTTTCCTGAAATGACAGCAGGCCAAAAAAAACGCATTCAAACAGCCCATTACGTATCTAATCCTGGATGTTATCCTACCGGTGCCATCAGCTTGATTCGCCCACTTCGTGAAGCAGGATTGCTAGATGCCGATTATCCCATCTCGATTCATGCAATCTCCGGCTATACCGGTGGTGGAAAACAACTGATTACACAAATGGAAAATCAATCTCAAGAAAATATTCAGGAAAATTATTTTATCTATGGACTCAATCTTGAACACAAACATGTACCAGAAATTAAACTCCATGGACAAATCAACCAAACACCACTTTTTATACCCAGTGTTGGTCATTTCCCTCAGGGAATGATTGTGAATCTTCCACTACACCGCCACTTATTCACAAAATCAGCAAACTGTTCTGATCTTCGCGAAATTCTTGCAAATCATTACGATGGACAAAACATTATTTCAATTGCATCACAAGAAGAAACCGCTTCACTTCAAAGACTGAATCCAGAACATTTAGCCAATAAAGATAGTATGAAATTGTTTGTATTTGGAAATGATCGCGAAGGCATTTTTAATCTCTGTGCCCTATTCGATAATTTAGGAAAAGGCGCATCAGCTGCTGCTATTCAAAACCTCGATTTAATGATTTCAGCCAATTAA
- a CDS encoding COX15/CtaA family protein, with the protein MGQSEMAVKRLNDNLLTPVQKRNRKQIQVWLYSILLLCLAIVLVGGATRLTGSGLSITEWKPIHGVIPPIGVEQWQEEFLKYQQITQYKLLNRDMTLSAFKVIFWWEWAHRVLGRLVGLVALLGLIWFWATKRIEKNILFPLIVVPILIAFQGFIGWWMVASGIGQSNLTSVSQYRLAFHLITACLVIIFVTYLSRGLTEYSEKPANQKVQCFAAWLVILVLIEIYLGALVAGLHAGKVYNTWPLMDGQIIPDGLLQHHPYWLNLFENPLTVQFIHRFFAYFLFIVSALHAFYVQKNAPHSTHSRRAFLIFFIIIIQAILGILTLLHEVPISLGLIHQSMALVVLCFAVAHWRATKGAYRAVE; encoded by the coding sequence GTGGGGCAATCAGAGATGGCAGTAAAGAGATTAAACGATAACCTTTTAACACCTGTGCAAAAGAGAAATCGAAAGCAAATTCAGGTGTGGCTTTACTCTATTTTATTGCTTTGCTTAGCAATTGTTTTGGTAGGGGGGGCAACCCGTTTGACGGGATCAGGATTATCGATAACGGAATGGAAGCCAATTCATGGCGTTATTCCACCGATCGGTGTGGAGCAATGGCAAGAGGAGTTTTTAAAATATCAACAGATAACACAGTATAAGCTGCTTAATCGTGATATGACTTTAAGTGCTTTTAAGGTCATTTTTTGGTGGGAATGGGCGCATCGTGTTCTCGGGCGTCTTGTTGGTCTTGTCGCTTTATTGGGGTTAATTTGGTTTTGGGCAACAAAGCGTATTGAAAAAAATATTTTATTCCCGCTTATTGTTGTACCGATCCTTATCGCCTTTCAAGGCTTTATTGGCTGGTGGATGGTGGCTTCGGGAATTGGACAAAGTAATTTAACAAGTGTGAGCCAATATCGTTTAGCATTTCATCTTATAACGGCATGTTTGGTTATTATTTTTGTTACTTATTTATCTCGAGGACTTACAGAATATTCAGAAAAACCAGCCAATCAAAAAGTGCAATGTTTTGCAGCTTGGCTTGTTATTCTCGTTTTGATAGAGATTTATTTGGGGGCTTTGGTTGCGGGGCTTCATGCTGGAAAAGTCTATAATACATGGCCCCTTATGGATGGTCAGATTATTCCGGATGGATTGTTGCAGCATCACCCTTATTGGCTCAATTTATTCGAAAATCCCTTAACCGTTCAATTTATTCATCGGTTTTTTGCTTATTTTTTATTTATTGTCTCGGCTCTTCATGCTTTCTATGTGCAGAAAAATGCTCCACATTCAACCCACTCGCGTCGTGCATTTCTTATCTTTTTTATAATCATTATCCAAGCCATTTTAGGGATTTTGACACTGTTACACGAGGTTCCAATAAGTTTGGGACTCATTCATCAAAGTATGGCATTAGTCGTATTGTGTTTTGCAGTTGCACATTGGCGAGCAACAAAAGGAGCCTATCGGGCTGTTGAATAA